Part of the Halostella litorea genome is shown below.
ATATCGCCGCCCCCCCGTCGTAGAGCGTCTCGCCGTCCTCGCCGGTCAGGACCAAGTCGTATCTGTAGTTGATCAATTTTGTCTCCTGATCTCCCGTGTTTTCGACGGTAACGTCCGTGACCCAGTATCCCTCGGACTCCCCCTGTGAGCCGACGTGGGAATTCAACCCGATGATACTGAGCTCTGCCACTCCGACTTCGCCGACAGAACCTGCCGGATCACCGAGATCACGGGATTGGGTGGTCGTCTCCCCACTTGAATCGTCGTCATCACCGTCCGTGTTCGATCCGTCTCCATCTCCCGACGTGTTCGATTCGCCCCCATCTTCCGACGACGTACTATCGTCTCCACCGGACTCGCTCGTCTCTCCCTCAGTGCCGTTGCCATTCCCGTCGGAACAACCGGCTATTCCACTCGTGACCCCGGCCACAACAAGCCCGAGGTAATGTCGCCGTCGAACCATGATGATCGTTTCATTAATCCCATACCTTATAATATCTTTCATATTCCTTGCTTAACTCAGCGGTACACACTGTATCAGGAGCGTTAATCGATGCTAGCCGACGTATCCAGAACCGTCATCAGTTACCGCCCCAGTCCTCCCTCGGCTTCCGGTCGCGCTCTTTTGCCCGTTTCGCCCCTTCCTCGGACCGGACACCGGCCTTGGTCGGCGCTTCGTCGCTGGTGACTGTTTCAAGAACTCGTCCATCCCCGACGGGGGTCGAGGGCCAGTCTACGGGGACCCGAACTGATGAGCGATGCCGAAACGACCTTTGCGGTTCCCCCGTTCGGAGGTACGTACCCGATGGTCCGTACGTCCCGTACGCACGTCGACTACCGTGTTAGCGTCGCGCTGGTCGGAACGGTTCTCAAGTACATCGGCGTGACGCCGCTGGTCCCGCTCGCTCTGGCGCTGTCGCTCGGCGAGGACCCGCTGCCGTTCGTCGCGGCGAGCGCCGTCATGGTCGGCCTCGGGAGTGCCCTCGAACGGGTCCGCGGGGACGGCGATCTGGGAAGCCGGGAGGCGTTCCTGTTGGTGAGTCTCGCGTGGCTCGCCGTCCCGCTCGTGGGGACGGTCCCGTACCTCGTGGCCGGGACCGGGACGGTTGCGGACCCGGTCAACGCCGTGTTCGAGAGCATGAGCGGGTTCACGACGACCGGTGCGACCGTCCTCGGCGAGATATCGACCGAGCGCCACGGTCACGCGATGTTGCTGTGGCGACAGCTCACCCAGTGGCTCGGCGGCATGGGGATCCTCGTGTTGATGGTCGCCATCCTGCCGCAGCTGTCGGTCGGCGGCGCCCAGGTGATAAACCAGGAGGCACCGGGCCTTTCGATGGAGAAGCTGACCCCGCGGATCCAGGAAACCGCTCGCGCGCTGTGGGCCATCTACGCCGGGTTCACGGTGCTTGCCGCGATGGTGTACTACGGGCTTCACCTCGCGGGGTACGCACCGAACATGGGGCTCTACAACGCCGTCGCACACGCGCTGACGACGTTGCCCACCGGGGGGTTCTCGCCGGAGGCCCGGAGCGTCGAGGCGTTCGCCCCGGCCGTCCAGTGGGCGATCATGCCGTTCATGCTCGTCGCGGGGACGAACTTCGCGCTGTTCTGGTACGTGCTCAGAGGGGAGCCGCGCCGGTTGCTCCGCAACGCGGAGTTCCGTTCGTACCTGCTTGCGGTCGTCGGCTTCGGTGCCGTCATCTCGGCGGTGCTGTACGCCGGCGTCGGCCTGGCCGAAACCCCGGCGAACGTCGGCGTCATCCCGGGCAACGTCGAGGATTCGCTCCGACAGGGGCTGTTTCAGGTGATCGCCATGGTGACGACGACCGGCTACGCGAGCATGGACTTCAACACGTGGGACGCGTCCGTACGGACGATACTGCTGTTTACCTTCTTCCTCGGCGGGTCCGCGGGGTCGGCGGCCGGATCGATCAAGATCGTGCGCTGGGTGCTCGTCAAGCGGACGCTCGACCAGTCGCTGTTCACGTCGATTCACCCCCAAGCAATCCGGCCGATCCGACTGGGGGACGAGGTGATCGACGACGGAATTATCCGGGACGTGCTCGCGTTCGTGTTACTGTTTATCCTGCTGTTCGCGCTGTCGACAATACTGCTGTACCTCGACAGCCTGCGCACGGCCGACCTGTCCATGTCGGGGCTGGAGGCGATGAGCGTCGCCATCGCCACGCTTGGCAACGTCGGCCCGGGGTTCGGCGTCGTCGGGCCGATGAACAGCTTCCAGCCCTTTTCCGACGCCGCGAAGCTCTACATGGTGTTTCTGATGTGGATCGGCCGGCTGGAGATACTGTCGGTGCTGGTCATCCTC
Proteins encoded:
- a CDS encoding TrkH family potassium uptake protein codes for the protein MVRTSRTHVDYRVSVALVGTVLKYIGVTPLVPLALALSLGEDPLPFVAASAVMVGLGSALERVRGDGDLGSREAFLLVSLAWLAVPLVGTVPYLVAGTGTVADPVNAVFESMSGFTTTGATVLGEISTERHGHAMLLWRQLTQWLGGMGILVLMVAILPQLSVGGAQVINQEAPGLSMEKLTPRIQETARALWAIYAGFTVLAAMVYYGLHLAGYAPNMGLYNAVAHALTTLPTGGFSPEARSVEAFAPAVQWAIMPFMLVAGTNFALFWYVLRGEPRRLLRNAEFRSYLLAVVGFGAVISAVLYAGVGLAETPANVGVIPGNVEDSLRQGLFQVIAMVTTTGYASMDFNTWDASVRTILLFTFFLGGSAGSAAGSIKIVRWVLVKRTLDQSLFTSIHPQAIRPIRLGDEVIDDGIIRDVLAFVLLFILLFALSTILLYLDSLRTADLSMSGLEAMSVAIATLGNVGPGFGVVGPMNSFQPFSDAAKLYMVFLMWIGRLEILSVLVILTPTFWFD